Proteins encoded by one window of Lactobacillus sp. ESL0684:
- a CDS encoding SLAP domain-containing protein: MSKITRQALFGVAMVSSVASGALISSEVKATPVLANKNSAVQDKVVQDGQATLSYDAQNQTLTISATAKGNELSGNSLSKLLGIEIAKSIQEIVIKDKISLVDPEQTSVKGRGLLDDLIDQINQNSPHSAAKISQGKFGGLTSLRTISGTDQLDTSQMTDMSYLFAGATKLEKLDLASFNTSNVTDMKYMFYNDASLKSLNVGSFDTSKVTNFTAMFSDNSGLTDLDISNFVTDQALGKMDRMLWETGNKGRFVLTLGRTKFDTNAGIATMATGIKAVGTGTPTLPSGSSYTTDELQALYGGDLAQVPVKESYIITRLLDNERYQASGKRITVTTGQSKINEAVDEIVGFVDITDNSLKTTAELKGLVDYTHNGNNTIVEVSWLPNKAMTKDYQLVDGGAVLDMAGNLDPDMRETSIDQLGNAVIKISYGDGTKKNLPIKIAKADPVQVPVPEPPTPAEPETPTPDKPLPVATEKKLKHNAYVYNQHGKRIGKKVIRKNQSVMVLGTKTINGKKYYTLGNDQYLRVSNFAGIEARLTHNAYIYDQNGKRLGKKVLRKKSLVKTYGTKTIKNKKYGILSHGGYVKLSNFK, from the coding sequence ATGTCGAAGATTACACGTCAAGCATTATTTGGCGTTGCAATGGTTAGCAGTGTGGCAAGTGGCGCTTTAATCAGTAGTGAGGTCAAAGCGACTCCTGTTTTAGCAAATAAAAATTCTGCTGTTCAAGATAAAGTAGTGCAGGATGGGCAGGCCACGTTGAGTTATGATGCCCAAAACCAGACACTAACAATTAGTGCTACTGCCAAGGGTAACGAGCTTTCTGGCAATTCATTAAGCAAGCTTTTAGGGATTGAAATTGCTAAATCGATTCAAGAAATTGTGATTAAGGACAAAATTTCTTTAGTTGATCCTGAACAGACTTCAGTAAAAGGACGAGGTTTGCTAGACGATTTAATTGATCAAATTAATCAAAACAGTCCTCACAGTGCAGCCAAGATTAGTCAAGGTAAATTTGGTGGGTTGACCAGTCTCAGAACAATTAGTGGTACCGATCAGCTAGATACTAGTCAAATGACAGATATGAGTTATCTTTTTGCTGGTGCAACGAAACTGGAAAAGCTCGACTTAGCTAGTTTTAATACCAGTAATGTTACTGATATGAAATATATGTTCTATAATGATGCTAGTTTGAAATCACTTAATGTGGGAAGCTTTGATACTAGCAAGGTTACTAACTTTACCGCGATGTTTAGCGATAATAGTGGGTTGACTGACCTAGATATTAGTAATTTTGTAACTGATCAAGCACTAGGTAAGATGGATAGGATGCTTTGGGAAACGGGCAATAAAGGGCGATTTGTTCTAACTTTAGGTCGGACTAAATTTGATACCAATGCTGGCATTGCGACGATGGCGACGGGGATTAAAGCCGTAGGTACTGGGACTCCAACCTTGCCAAGTGGCAGTTCGTATACAACTGATGAATTACAAGCTTTATATGGTGGTGATTTAGCTCAAGTTCCTGTTAAGGAGAGTTATATCATTACTCGTTTATTAGATAATGAGCGCTATCAAGCTTCAGGCAAAAGAATTACTGTTACAACTGGACAATCAAAGATAAATGAAGCTGTAGACGAGATTGTTGGCTTTGTTGATATAACGGATAATTCGCTCAAGACCACAGCGGAATTAAAAGGATTAGTCGACTATACTCATAATGGTAATAATACAATTGTTGAAGTGAGTTGGCTTCCTAATAAAGCAATGACTAAAGATTACCAGTTAGTTGATGGTGGCGCTGTATTAGATATGGCGGGTAATCTAGATCCTGATATGAGAGAAACTAGCATTGATCAATTAGGCAATGCTGTTATTAAAATTAGCTATGGTGATGGCACTAAGAAGAATTTGCCAATTAAGATTGCTAAAGCTGATCCAGTTCAAGTTCCTGTTCCAGAACCACCAACTCCAGCTGAACCAGAAACTCCTACTCCTGACAAGCCGCTTCCTGTTGCTACTGAGAAAAAACTGAAGCATAATGCCTACGTTTATAACCAACACGGAAAACGGATTGGTAAGAAGGTAATTAGGAAGAATCAATCTGTTATGGTTTTAGGTACTAAGACTATTAATGGAAAAAAATACTACACTTTAGGCAATGACCAGTATCTTCGAGTAAGTAATTTTGCTGGTATTGAAGCCAGGCTAACCCATAATGCTTATATTTATGACCAAAACGGTAAAAGGCTAGGTAAAAAAGTACTACGGAAAAAATCCCTAGTCAAAACTTATGGCACCAAGACCATTAAGAATAAAAAATATGGGATATTAAGCCATGGTGGTTATGTTAAATTAAGTAACTTTAAGTAA
- a CDS encoding GNAT family N-acetyltransferase, whose product MLVYIRKAVKEDLPAIIKIIDNAKQLLKEDGSPQWQDGRPNQAMFEQDIALKRAYVLVVKQKIAGVAVLQTTPDSSYAKITGKWHNNQSPYATIHRIAIDSEFRGQHLGQTFISNLLSCAIALGFSNFRIDTHALNKRMQALIESMGYQYCGIVQVDQTEDGARYAYELNL is encoded by the coding sequence GTGTTAGTTTATATACGCAAAGCAGTTAAGGAAGATTTACCTGCTATTATAAAAATTATCGATAATGCAAAGCAGTTACTAAAAGAGGATGGCAGTCCGCAATGGCAAGATGGGCGGCCTAACCAGGCAATGTTTGAGCAGGACATTGCCTTAAAGCGGGCATATGTCTTAGTCGTCAAACAAAAGATTGCGGGAGTAGCTGTTTTGCAAACGACACCCGATTCTAGCTATGCCAAAATTACTGGAAAATGGCATAATAATCAATCTCCGTATGCCACAATCCATCGAATTGCAATTGATTCTGAGTTTCGCGGTCAGCATTTAGGTCAAACGTTCATTTCTAATCTGCTTTCATGTGCAATTGCGCTGGGGTTTAGTAATTTTCGGATAGATACGCATGCTTTAAATAAGCGTATGCAAGCATTAATTGAGTCGATGGGTTATCAATACTGTGGTATTGTTCAAGTTGATCAAACTGAAGATGGTGCTAGATATGCTTATGAGCTAAATCTTTAA
- a CDS encoding Cof-type HAD-IIB family hydrolase — MGIKLIALDTDGTLLTSNSKILPSTKAAVERALKQNIKVVLCSGRPIAGLAPYLTELGITGSDQYVVTLNGAISMTTNKQIITKDLLSNQLYRKMTAFSLANQLPFNVVDENSNIITADHNIDYVVYLQAYENTAPLYVRTPDELPADFQAAKGCFVGTPELLDQWEEAIKQAFSSELYVIRSDPHFIELLNPKVNKGNGLSELSQSLGIKADEVMAIGDERNDIPMFDFAGTSVCMGNGSQAAKESADYITATNDDDGISQAFDKFVF; from the coding sequence ATGGGAATTAAATTAATTGCACTCGACACCGATGGCACCTTGCTAACGTCAAATAGTAAGATTTTGCCGAGTACTAAAGCTGCAGTTGAGCGTGCGCTTAAGCAAAACATTAAAGTAGTCTTGTGTTCTGGTCGACCAATTGCAGGGCTAGCTCCCTATCTGACTGAACTAGGAATTACTGGCAGTGACCAGTATGTTGTTACTCTAAACGGTGCAATCTCAATGACTACTAATAAACAAATCATTACCAAGGATCTACTTTCTAACCAATTATATCGCAAAATGACCGCATTTAGCTTAGCAAATCAACTTCCATTTAATGTGGTTGATGAAAATTCTAACATTATCACTGCTGATCATAACATTGACTATGTCGTTTATCTGCAGGCTTATGAAAATACTGCTCCGTTGTACGTCCGTACGCCCGATGAGTTACCTGCAGACTTTCAAGCAGCTAAAGGATGTTTTGTTGGAACACCTGAACTACTTGACCAATGGGAAGAGGCAATCAAACAGGCATTTAGTTCCGAATTATATGTTATCCGTTCAGATCCCCACTTTATCGAACTCCTCAATCCTAAGGTCAACAAGGGCAATGGATTGAGCGAATTAAGCCAATCCCTAGGAATTAAAGCTGATGAAGTAATGGCAATCGGCGACGAACGAAACGATATTCCAATGTTTGATTTTGCTGGAACTAGCGTCTGTATGGGAAATGGCAGCCAAGCAGCTAAAGAATCGGCAGACTATATTACTGCTACCAATGATGATGATGGTATTAGTCAGGCTTTTGACAAATTTGTATTTTAA
- a CDS encoding SEC10/PgrA surface exclusion domain-containing protein has translation MKKKKLVIAVISGFMMLVGFGIKEASELPAVQAATVKGYVKVKHHQKVRLYHLSGKHSNYYALAKYRYPYSKKGKIGRKKLVAYKIGNNSHWILAKDVKLSKPAAKYQQAKLKLPKGYTKKALLQAYQGKPSKAFVTASMQGMQDNNFSRGKKSENKRDEQEQVDLTNVSQTQLTELTSFSLRLINNARKDLALKPWVNSSGTQKLAQDIAKEYSDHRQTIANGHYVAGIVSASQANGLNLNDNYVEDMAGFYHQSPIMTMAQLKQNIYFGLKQMIFGYVGSGEADRNNRSLYQEWQHAGDLFNTQGSLHDDDYNYFGFSISQTENICSLHYISVPTYIVKSEKYNQGFKP, from the coding sequence ATGAAGAAAAAGAAATTGGTAATTGCTGTAATTAGTGGATTCATGATGCTGGTGGGATTTGGTATTAAGGAAGCTAGTGAGCTGCCAGCTGTCCAAGCAGCAACGGTTAAGGGCTATGTCAAAGTTAAGCATCATCAAAAGGTCAGGCTGTATCATTTGTCAGGCAAACACTCTAATTATTACGCCTTAGCAAAATATCGTTATCCATATAGCAAGAAAGGTAAAATCGGTCGTAAAAAACTGGTTGCCTATAAAATTGGAAACAACTCGCATTGGATTTTGGCTAAAGATGTTAAGCTAAGCAAGCCGGCAGCTAAGTATCAGCAAGCTAAACTAAAATTGCCCAAGGGTTATACTAAAAAGGCATTGTTACAAGCATATCAAGGAAAGCCAAGTAAGGCTTTCGTGACTGCTTCAATGCAGGGAATGCAAGATAATAACTTTAGTAGGGGTAAAAAAAGCGAGAATAAGCGGGATGAGCAGGAACAAGTTGACTTAACTAATGTGTCGCAAACTCAACTAACTGAGCTAACTTCATTTAGTTTACGGTTAATTAATAATGCGCGAAAAGATTTAGCTTTAAAGCCATGGGTGAATAGTTCGGGCACGCAAAAACTCGCGCAAGATATCGCTAAAGAATATAGCGATCATCGACAAACGATTGCTAATGGACATTATGTTGCTGGGATTGTAAGTGCTAGTCAGGCTAATGGGTTAAATCTTAACGATAATTATGTTGAAGATATGGCTGGCTTTTATCATCAGTCGCCAATAATGACAATGGCGCAATTGAAGCAAAATATCTATTTTGGATTGAAACAAATGATTTTTGGTTATGTTGGTAGCGGCGAAGCTGATCGGAATAATCGCAGCCTTTATCAAGAATGGCAACATGCGGGTGATCTCTTTAATACCCAGGGTAGTCTACATGATGATGACTATAATTATTTTGGCTTCAGTATCTCGCAGACTGAAAATATTTGTTCTTTACATTACATAAGTGTTCCAACGTATATAGTTAAAAGTGAAAAGTACAATCAAGGGTTTAAGCCGTAA
- a CDS encoding SLAP domain-containing protein, whose translation MKVKSILVKSAAVAALSISSVALMNSTKADTVQAATVENDATVVTVNYVDGNSINVWNSYDNPVATGQVLPSNSSWKVIKTAYDANGEKWYDLGKNQWVRAKFVNPGNTPADSAQSEQTSAATSENTVDTTSNSTTQSYVATTTDSDSSAKAWIANRESGGSYSAQNGQYIGKYQLSASYLNGDYSAANQERVADNYVSSRYGSWAAAKAFWQANGWY comes from the coding sequence TTGAAGGTAAAATCCATCTTAGTTAAGTCGGCAGCAGTAGCGGCCTTGTCAATTTCAAGTGTAGCGTTAATGAACAGTACCAAAGCTGATACGGTTCAAGCTGCCACAGTTGAGAATGATGCTACAGTTGTAACCGTGAATTATGTTGATGGCAATTCAATAAATGTTTGGAATAGTTATGATAATCCTGTAGCTACTGGACAAGTTTTACCAAGTAATTCTTCTTGGAAAGTCATTAAAACCGCTTATGATGCTAATGGCGAAAAGTGGTATGACTTGGGTAAGAATCAATGGGTTAGAGCTAAGTTTGTTAATCCAGGTAATACACCTGCAGATTCGGCTCAATCAGAGCAAACAAGTGCTGCAACTAGTGAAAATACAGTAGATACGACCTCGAATTCTACTACTCAAAGCTATGTAGCAACTACTACTGATTCGGATTCCAGCGCTAAGGCTTGGATTGCTAATCGGGAATCAGGTGGCTCATACAGTGCACAAAATGGCCAATACATTGGCAAATATCAACTTTCTGCTTCATACCTTAATGGTGACTATTCAGCTGCTAACCAAGAGCGCGTAGCTGATAATTATGTTTCAAGTCGCTATGGTTCATGGGCAGCTGCTAAAGCCTTTTGGCAAGCAAATGGTTGGTACTAA
- a CDS encoding NAD(P)H-dependent oxidoreductase — protein sequence MDTLIVYCHPYEKSFNHAILTKVTVALTNQKRNYQIIDLYNEGFNPIYDQEELRLFHEGGTHDPLVKKYLALIQTASTVIFITPLWWNSIPAMLKGFIDKVMKEGEGLSHTVSSTGIHGKLNNVKHTYVLTTSTSPKFYLRFFAGNAIKKVFINQTLRQLGMRGRHWLHFGKITNSSYARRKQYLDKIEGYRFK from the coding sequence TTGGATACACTAATCGTCTATTGTCACCCTTATGAAAAAAGTTTTAATCATGCAATCTTGACTAAGGTTACGGTTGCCTTAACTAACCAAAAACGAAACTACCAAATAATTGACTTATATAATGAAGGATTTAATCCGATTTATGACCAAGAAGAATTACGCTTGTTCCACGAAGGTGGTACTCATGACCCACTGGTCAAAAAATATTTGGCTTTAATCCAAACTGCTTCAACCGTAATTTTCATTACGCCACTTTGGTGGAATAGTATTCCTGCTATGCTTAAAGGCTTTATCGATAAAGTAATGAAAGAAGGAGAAGGACTTTCACATACTGTCAGCTCTACTGGAATTCATGGTAAGCTGAATAACGTCAAACATACTTACGTATTGACAACGTCAACCTCTCCAAAATTTTATTTACGTTTTTTTGCTGGAAACGCCATTAAAAAAGTATTCATCAATCAGACTTTGCGCCAATTAGGGATGCGCGGGCGTCACTGGCTACACTTTGGCAAAATCACTAATTCAAGTTACGCCAGACGTAAACAGTATTTAGATAAGATTGAAGGCTATCGGTTTAAATAA
- a CDS encoding SIS domain-containing protein, with protein sequence MTKLTMMGHVEDTARVLQRAFDERNDYGKEFIDFWLKNDFKKVIFTGSGTSYNAMRVVRNMFVKLLKVEGVAIEPNVFTYSESINPSSVFRDDQILVVGLSQHGDSYSTCDALKHAQELGYATVGISEQLGSAITKIADHYIHLVCEEEQVGPETRGYTETLLQFYLLAVEIAHKEDLIGQNKYQKLLDDAQKLVEDFPTVVKESTAWFEKHQDELVKMDKSSIAGFGYNYPTAQEARLKFFETFGRQSSAYEQEEQLHGPLRAYDKNNYIFLIGGNAGAEFDRMVDVAAYYRRAYGEHVFVISAEDFPVTDRDLKFSVKTSDILSPIFYVVPFQVLSAKLCEKVGIDTSVSPVTDKSISGHMEA encoded by the coding sequence ATGACAAAACTTACAATGATGGGCCATGTTGAGGATACTGCAAGGGTGTTACAAAGAGCCTTTGATGAACGAAATGATTATGGTAAGGAATTTATTGATTTCTGGCTAAAGAATGATTTCAAGAAAGTGATCTTTACAGGTTCTGGAACATCTTATAATGCGATGCGGGTAGTTCGAAATATGTTTGTTAAACTGCTAAAAGTTGAAGGTGTGGCAATTGAGCCTAATGTCTTCACTTATTCTGAAAGTATTAATCCAAGCAGTGTATTTAGGGATGACCAAATTTTAGTTGTTGGATTATCACAACATGGGGATAGTTATTCAACGTGTGATGCATTGAAACATGCACAAGAATTAGGCTATGCTACTGTTGGAATTTCTGAACAACTGGGATCTGCTATTACTAAGATTGCTGATCACTATATCCATTTAGTTTGTGAAGAAGAACAAGTAGGCCCTGAAACTCGCGGTTATACAGAAACTTTATTGCAATTTTATTTGTTAGCAGTTGAAATTGCACATAAAGAAGATTTAATTGGTCAAAATAAATATCAAAAGTTGCTTGATGATGCACAAAAATTAGTTGAGGATTTCCCAACTGTAGTCAAGGAAAGTACAGCCTGGTTTGAAAAACATCAAGATGAACTAGTTAAAATGGATAAGTCTTCAATTGCAGGATTTGGGTATAATTATCCAACCGCTCAAGAAGCAAGGTTGAAGTTCTTTGAAACTTTTGGACGTCAAAGTTCAGCCTATGAACAAGAAGAACAACTGCATGGGCCATTACGTGCCTACGACAAGAATAACTATATCTTCTTGATTGGTGGTAACGCTGGTGCTGAGTTTGATAGAATGGTTGATGTTGCTGCATATTATCGTAGAGCATATGGTGAACATGTTTTTGTGATTTCTGCAGAAGATTTTCCTGTTACTGACAGAGATTTGAAGTTTAGTGTTAAGACTAGTGATATTTTATCGCCAATATTTTATGTGGTTCCGTTCCAAGTTTTATCGGCAAAATTATGTGAAAAAGTTGGAATTGATACAAGTGTTAGTCCTGTAACCGATAAATCGATTTCTGGGCATATGGAAGCTTAG
- a CDS encoding PTS system mannose/fructose/sorbose family transporter subunit IID, with translation MDNAVSEQKSKKKLTKKDLRSVMWRHYQLLGSFNYERQMALGYAWSMTPVLKRLYGDDEEQLQKGYQRHLEFFNCSASVSPMILGISCAMEEQNANSEDFDASSINSVKSALMGPLAGIGDSMFWGTLRVIGVGIGAPLAVKGSILGPILYFLINVIPSELLRWFGFKLSYEGGNKFLAKASEDGTLEKLTEAAKILGLVVIGAMIASMVIIKVPMVLKFGGTKIKVQETLDSLLPDLLPLLLTFGCYGLLQKKVNGTVILIGLIILGILAVAVGLL, from the coding sequence ATGGATAATGCAGTATCGGAGCAAAAATCAAAGAAAAAGCTGACTAAAAAAGATTTGCGCAGTGTTATGTGGCGCCACTATCAATTGTTAGGCTCATTTAATTATGAAAGGCAAATGGCTTTAGGCTATGCTTGGTCAATGACTCCTGTTTTAAAACGCTTGTACGGTGATGATGAGGAACAATTACAAAAGGGTTACCAGCGTCATTTAGAGTTCTTTAACTGTTCAGCTTCTGTTTCACCGATGATTCTTGGAATTAGTTGTGCAATGGAAGAGCAAAATGCTAATTCTGAAGATTTTGATGCAAGTTCTATTAATTCGGTTAAATCTGCATTAATGGGTCCCTTAGCTGGTATCGGTGACTCCATGTTTTGGGGAACACTGCGAGTTATTGGTGTTGGTATTGGGGCCCCACTAGCTGTTAAAGGCAGTATTCTAGGACCAATTTTATATTTCTTGATTAACGTGATTCCTAGTGAATTGCTGCGTTGGTTTGGCTTTAAATTGTCATATGAAGGTGGAAATAAATTTTTGGCTAAAGCCAGTGAAGACGGGACTCTAGAAAAGTTGACTGAAGCAGCTAAGATATTGGGCTTGGTGGTTATTGGTGCAATGATAGCGTCGATGGTGATTATCAAGGTGCCGATGGTACTGAAATTTGGTGGTACCAAGATCAAAGTTCAAGAGACACTGGATTCATTATTGCCTGATTTATTACCTCTATTGTTAACATTTGGTTGTTATGGCTTGTTGCAGAAAAAGGTGAACGGAACAGTTATTTTGATTGGTTTGATTATTTTAGGCATATTAGCTGTAGCTGTTGGTTTGTTATAG
- a CDS encoding PTS sugar transporter subunit IIC has translation MLQGILVALIGGLAYMESRIGGQHMLDRPIIIGPLVGLVMGDFNTGLVLGGQLELVWMGLVGIGTTTPPDVVVGSALATALAIKTGANWQTTLTLAVPIALIAQIIQIAIGSFNTVFTHYADRQIEKKNWKGIAIGEWGGVAMFFLAKFVPILVGFLVGTPVIKLIVKSIPKVIQDGLAQSGNLLPALGIAMLMQLTYDKKYAPFLFLGFALVAFLKVPMIGIAMFGFIIAYVYYQFKPQANNDEGELL, from the coding sequence ATGTTACAAGGAATCTTAGTTGCGCTAATCGGTGGATTAGCCTATATGGAAAGTCGAATTGGTGGGCAGCACATGCTAGATCGTCCAATAATTATTGGTCCATTGGTTGGATTAGTAATGGGCGACTTCAATACTGGACTGGTTCTAGGAGGACAATTGGAACTCGTTTGGATGGGCTTAGTTGGTATTGGCACGACCACACCACCTGATGTGGTCGTTGGTTCTGCATTGGCTACGGCTTTAGCGATAAAAACTGGAGCTAATTGGCAAACAACGTTAACATTGGCAGTTCCAATTGCTTTAATTGCGCAGATTATTCAAATTGCTATTGGCAGTTTTAATACTGTATTTACTCATTATGCTGATAGGCAAATAGAAAAGAAAAATTGGAAAGGAATTGCAATAGGAGAATGGGGCGGAGTAGCCATGTTCTTTTTGGCCAAGTTCGTCCCAATATTAGTTGGCTTTTTAGTTGGTACGCCAGTAATTAAACTGATAGTGAAATCTATTCCAAAGGTAATTCAGGACGGTTTGGCCCAATCAGGGAACTTGTTACCTGCTTTAGGGATTGCCATGCTAATGCAGTTAACTTATGACAAAAAATATGCACCATTTTTATTTTTAGGTTTTGCATTAGTTGCATTCTTGAAAGTTCCAATGATTGGCATCGCCATGTTTGGCTTTATAATCGCATATGTTTACTATCAATTTAAGCCGCAAGCAAATAATGACGAAGGAGAGTTACTATAA
- a CDS encoding PTS sugar transporter subunit IIB, giving the protein MISLVRADDRLVHGLVAVSWTNQLHPDILLVANDHAANDAMSKMTMKLAKPAGVTLGIKDLKSAIAILNNPKYANKKIFVVTENVRDALTLKESVEGLKNVNVGTAGIHYQDAVAVLPQVKMTEDEFACAQKLDQQGVEVFAQVNPTTEKLNFSGIKKAFNK; this is encoded by the coding sequence ATGATTAGTTTAGTAAGAGCAGATGATCGATTGGTTCATGGTTTGGTGGCTGTGTCTTGGACCAATCAGCTGCATCCTGACATTTTATTGGTTGCCAATGATCATGCAGCTAATGATGCCATGTCAAAGATGACGATGAAGTTGGCTAAACCAGCAGGTGTCACTTTAGGAATTAAGGATTTGAAATCAGCAATAGCGATTTTAAATAATCCAAAGTATGCTAATAAGAAGATTTTTGTTGTTACAGAAAATGTTCGTGATGCATTGACTCTAAAGGAAAGTGTTGAAGGACTTAAAAATGTCAATGTAGGTACAGCCGGTATTCATTATCAAGATGCTGTTGCAGTATTACCACAGGTAAAAATGACTGAAGACGAATTTGCATGTGCACAAAAGCTAGATCAGCAAGGTGTTGAAGTTTTTGCTCAGGTGAATCCCACAACTGAAAAATTGAACTTTTCAGGAATTAAAAAAGCTTTTAATAAATAA
- a CDS encoding PTS N-acetylglucosamine transporter subunit IIBC has protein sequence MSEYIIATHSYLAEGYHKSISFFNDALTNVHYINAYVDGQKPFTDQLKEKIIDLKGNQIIILTDLPGGSVNKEALALIKKFDCKVISGINLSLVLELVMSGKESLTDKEINAAVKQSRQQIVYINDLLKEDDLDD, from the coding sequence ATGAGCGAATACATTATAGCTACTCATAGTTATTTAGCGGAAGGTTATCATAAGTCAATCAGTTTTTTTAATGATGCACTCACCAATGTGCACTATATAAATGCTTATGTAGACGGACAAAAACCGTTTACCGACCAGTTAAAAGAAAAAATAATTGATTTAAAGGGTAACCAGATAATTATTTTGACTGATTTACCTGGAGGTAGCGTTAATAAAGAAGCACTAGCTTTAATTAAAAAGTTTGATTGTAAAGTTATTAGTGGTATTAATCTTTCTCTGGTTTTAGAACTAGTAATGTCGGGTAAGGAAAGCCTAACTGATAAAGAAATTAATGCTGCAGTTAAACAATCAAGACAGCAAATTGTCTATATTAACGATTTATTGAAAGAAGATGACTTAGATGATTAG
- a CDS encoding GntR family transcriptional regulator, producing the protein MEPKYKQVERFYIDQINKGKLNIGDQLPPEVEIGEKYGYSRMTVNKALKNLEKEGYVTRIAGRGTFVKSKNVLRVINDDVSFTEFIKRQEMTPGSTLLSYELVEDTSNYLDSNDFDSEQNYSKLHHFKRLRTGNQKPIAITDDYLNAEIVKHVEFDLLNNSLYAYLKKLKLPVIQNFVEIKAIKATKKQQELLNLKEDFLLKTLENTDTILTNGERVALGVFTSYYNPNLYTYRFNI; encoded by the coding sequence ATGGAACCAAAATACAAACAAGTTGAACGTTTTTATATCGATCAGATTAATAAAGGAAAATTAAATATTGGCGATCAATTACCGCCCGAAGTCGAAATTGGCGAAAAATACGGCTATAGTAGGATGACTGTGAACAAAGCACTCAAGAATCTTGAAAAAGAGGGCTATGTCACCCGCATAGCTGGTAGAGGCACATTTGTAAAGTCAAAGAATGTTTTACGCGTAATCAATGACGATGTCAGTTTTACCGAGTTCATAAAACGACAAGAAATGACTCCAGGATCAACTTTGTTATCCTATGAACTTGTTGAGGATACTTCAAATTATCTAGATAGTAACGATTTTGACTCTGAGCAAAATTACAGTAAATTACATCATTTCAAACGGTTGCGAACCGGAAATCAAAAACCAATCGCAATTACTGATGATTATCTAAATGCTGAAATTGTTAAGCATGTGGAATTTGACCTTTTAAACAACTCTTTATATGCTTATTTAAAAAAGTTAAAATTACCGGTGATTCAAAATTTTGTAGAAATAAAAGCCATTAAAGCAACAAAAAAGCAGCAAGAGCTGCTTAATTTGAAAGAAGATTTTTTACTAAAGACTCTAGAAAACACCGATACAATTCTGACTAATGGTGAAAGGGTAGCATTAGGCGTGTTTACATCTTATTACAATCCTAACTTGTATACTTATCGCTTTAACATTTAA
- a CDS encoding PTS sugar transporter subunit IIA has product MRFAKKEATLSENSTVVTDTTTQVLNENEESHDPNSILDVKNIKVGVDVNSRDEALKYLANMAVENNLATDSEKVFDSYITREKEGSTGMTDGFAIPHAQSAVINKSAMLVLKLEHPIDWRSLDGKQTEIVISFLIPQVDSNEHLKYLSNTAKLLTHEDFIAGLKSAKTPEEIKALFATE; this is encoded by the coding sequence TTGAGATTTGCTAAAAAAGAAGCAACATTATCTGAAAATTCAACTGTTGTTACCGATACCACTACTCAAGTTTTAAATGAAAATGAAGAGTCACATGATCCTAATAGTATTCTGGATGTTAAGAATATTAAAGTTGGTGTTGATGTTAATAGTCGTGACGAAGCATTAAAATATTTAGCAAATATGGCCGTGGAAAACAACCTGGCTACCGATAGCGAAAAAGTTTTTGACAGTTACATCACTAGAGAAAAAGAGGGTTCAACAGGGATGACTGACGGCTTTGCTATTCCTCACGCTCAATCTGCTGTAATTAATAAGTCAGCTATGCTTGTGTTGAAATTAGAGCATCCAATTGATTGGCGGTCTTTAGATGGCAAGCAAACTGAAATAGTAATTTCTTTTCTAATTCCTCAAGTTGATAGTAATGAACATCTAAAATATTTGTCTAACACTGCCAAGTTATTAACGCATGAAGACTTTATTGCAGGATTAAAATCAGCTAAAACACCAGAAGAAATAAAAGCATTATTTGCAACAGAATAG